The region CACCAACGTCAGCGGCCACATCCAGTAGCTGCTGGCTCAACACGTCATCGAGCACGACAGTCGTCGGAACAGGCTCACAGTCCTCGAGTTCGCTCGAGGCGGCACCCGAGTCAGCCTCTGCAATCGTCTCGTTGTCAGCGTCGAGAAAGCGAACGTGGTCGGTATCGTGGCGGATGACCTCGGTTGCGTGGCCGTAGACGGTCTCGTGGTCGACGGCCTGCTGTGTCTCGCCAGTTCCCTCCTCCGACGGCGTATCCGCTGCCGGCGCAGTCGCCGAGTCGGTGCCGTTCGTTGACTCCGTTACATCCTCGTTACTGCGTTGTCCAGCCGTACTTTCGGCAGAGACAGCAGGGGACGGCTCGAGATTGGCTTGCGTGCGTGTTGATGGATCGCGTATTGGAGAGGAACTCGAGTTCGCACTCGTCTCGTCGGCCGGTGCAGGCGCTGGCGAGGCGCTACCGTCGGTCGCGGCGATTGCTTCCCGCGGCTCGCTCAGACTCGAGACCGTCTCGTAGGGGACTTTGTTCCGAAGGGCGGTAAACAGCTGATGGTGGTCAAGTTCCTCGACGGACTCACCTGCAGGGGCGAACGCGACGTAGTCGATTTCACCCACTTGCTCGAGTTCCTCGAGAATCAGGTCGCCGCCGCGGTCGCCGTCGAGAAACGCCGTGACGGTTCGGTGGCGAGTAAGTTCTGCGACCGCGTCGGGAACGTTCGTTCCCTCGACTGCGATTGCGTTTTTGATGCCGTACTTGAGCAGGGTGAGCACGTCGGCGCGGCCTTCGACGACGATGATCGCGTCGCTGTCGGTGACTCGCGGACCCGCGGGCAGTCCCTCGTACTCCGTGATATCCTCGACGCGAACGTGCTGGCGCACCTCCGCGAGGATTTCCTCGGAACTCATCACGCTGTCGTCGAAGCCCGTCTCGAGCAATTCCTTCGCGCGGTCGACGACATCCTTGCGCTTGGCTGCTCGAACGTCTTCGATCTCGCTGACCTCGAGACTGGCCCGACAGGGACCAACGCGATCAATCGTCTCGAGGGCGGCGGCGAGGGTTGCGGTTTCGACTTTGTCGAGGCTGGTAGCGATGGTGAGGTGACCGTGTGATTGGCCGGCGGTGCTTCTGATTTCGACGTCGATGCGCCCGACTTTCTGGGATTGGCGCAGATCGCGCAGATCGAGTTCGTCGCCGAGGAGCCCTTCGGTCTGGCCGAAGATGGCACCGACGACGTCGCTGCGCTCGACGACACCGTCAGCGGTGACGTCCGCGTGGATAAGGTATTTCGAGGTGTCTTCCATGGGAGATCTGTCCCCGGGCAGGGGACGGCGAGAGGCGGCTGAAGCCGTATACCTTGAATGTCGGTCGTGACAGGCAAATAGCTGTTGACCTGCGCAGAACGGCGTCAGTATGCTGGACGATACCAGTACCAATAGAGCCAGACAGCGAGAAACACGACGAGTCCACCGAGGAAAAAGAGTAATCCGGGCGGGACGGTCGCCAGTGCATCCGGTTCGGCGACATCAGTGGCGTTCAACGCAGTGTCATCGGCAGCGGCGTCGTACCCATCAGCCGTCGGTTCGGCGTCGTCCGTATCGTCCGCTGGCGCATCATCCTCGAGGTCGTCCACCGATTCGTCCGCTGCGTCATCGCTTGTTGCCGCATCGTCAGCTTCCTCCTCCGACGCTTCCTCGTCGACTGTTTGCGTTCCGAACCCGTCGTCTGCGTCCTCGCGTGGCTCGTCGGCCGCCTCGGCGTCCGGTTCATCAGCCGACTCAGCTGACGCTCCAGAAAGCGTCTCGCCGTCGTCCGCTGCAGCGTCGCCATTGGCTGCCGCCTCGCGCTCTGTGTCCGGGGCTGGCGTGCCCGCCGGATCGACCCACTCAGTGACCCCGTGCTGGACGAGCAAGCTCCCGCCAGCGAGTGCGCCAACGCCGCCGATCAGGCGCGAAATCGCGGCTTTCAGCTGACTCGCTGTCGACTCGTCGCTCGTGACGATCAGTGGCCCATCCGTCGTCGCGTAGACGCTCATCTCGTTCCCCCGCGAGGAGTACCAGGTATCGACAACCTCGACGAGGCCCGCCTCCTCGAGATTCTCGAGGTGGTAGCGGACGTTCTGAATCGAGGAGTCGATGGCGTCGGCGATGTCACTCGGCGTTCCGGGGTCCTCATCAAGTCGCGCGTAAATTTGGCGGGCCGTCGTCGACGAGAGGGCGCTAAAAACCGCGTCGGCGTCTTCACCCTCGAGGTCGACGACGCGCGGTTGCCCTTCCTGTGATGGCGTTTCCGACCGGAAGGGGAACAGACGGGCCATATGACTACTGCTTTCATTCGCCTGCCGACACGTATACGCTTTTTCCTCGCTGAAAGAGCGATTTCAGTTTGGTATGCAGGGACTAGATTCGCAGACGGCGGGCAGGTCGAGGGCTGGCAGTTCCAGCGTTCGGGAGCGGTCACTCTCGAGCATTGTTGCCAGACAATTGGCAGACAGATTGCCTCGAGCACACCGATAGGAGAATCTCTTCAATCGTGATTTCTGAAGGGAAACAGTTACCAACGTCGACCCGAACCACCGCACATGCGTCGGCTCGAGATTGGTGGCTGGATTGTCGTCGGAGTCGTCCTCTGTGCGCTCTCGATTCCGTGGTTTCTCTGGGGGAACGCCACGACCATCGCGGGGATTCCGCTGTGGCTCTGGTGGCACATTGGCTGGATGCTCCTCGCATCGGTCGTCTTCTGGTACTTCGCCCAGACCGCGTGGGGAATCGGGATCGAACCCGAGAGTGAGGGCGACTCGAGCGAGCGCCCTGACCGGCCCCAGAACGAGTACGCCGGAGGTGACACCCGATGACGCTTGCGCTGCAGTTGGGGATCATCGTCGGCTACCTGATACTCGCGTTGCTCGTCGGCCTGTTCGCCTACCGGCTCACCGACCGGACCGCTGAGGACTTCTATCTCGCCAGCCGAACCTTCGGCACCGTCGTCCTCCTCTTTACGACCTTTGCGACGCTGCTGTCGGCGTTTACCTTCTTTGCCGGGCCGAACGTCGCCTACGAGCAAGGCCCCGAATGGGTGCTCGTGATGGGCCTGATGGACGGCATCATCTTCGCCATCCTCTGGTACGTCATCGGCTACAAACAGTGGCTCCTCGGCCAGCAACGCGGCTACGTCACCCTCGGCGAGATGCTCGGCGACCGATTCGGCTCGAGTCGCCTGCGCGGACTCGTCGCCGGAATCAGTCTGCTCTGGCTCTTTCCGTACGTCATGCTCCAACAGGTCGGCGCGGGCACGGCACTCGAGGCGCTGACCGAGGGCGCACTGCCGTACTGGCTCGGTGCAGGGCTGATTACGGCGTTTATGATCCTCTATGTCGTCCTCGCAGGGATGCGCGGCATCGCCTGGACCGACACCCTTCAGGGGCTGTTCATGCTCGTCGTCACGTGGCTCGCGCTGGTCTGGCTGCTCGCCGTGGTCGGCGGGCCGACTGCGGCCACCGCGGCGCTCGAAGCCGAAGTCGCCCAGCACGTCGCCCTCGGAAGTGACTTTTACACCGTGCAGTGGATGCTCTCGACGGCGATCACGATTGGCTTCGGTGTGGCGATGTTCCCGCAGGTGAACCAGCGCTTTTTCGCCGCGGGCTCGAAGACGGTGCTCAAGCGCTCGTTCGCACTCTGGCCGATTCTGTGCGTGCTCCTGTTCGTTCCCTCGTTCCTGCTCGGTGCGTGGGCACGCGGCCTCGATGTGACGGTTCCGGAGGGAGGGAACGTCCTGCCGATTGTCCTCGCAGAGTACACGCCGGTCTGGTTCGCCGCGCTCGTTATTGCCGGCGCGATGGCCGCGATGATGTCCTCGTCGGACTCGATGCTCCTTTCGGGGTCATCGTACTTCACACGGGACCTCTACCGACCGTACCTCGACCGAAGCGTCTCTGAGCGTCGCGAGGATCTCATCGCGCGCATCGGCGTCGTCGTCTTCGCGACCGCCGCGTTCCTCGCCAGCCTCTGGAACCCTGCGACGCTGTTCGAACTCGGCGACGCGGCTTTCAGTGGCTTCGCCCAACTCGCGCTTCCCGTCATGGTCGCACTCTACTGGCGACGGACTACCAGAGCCGGGATTACCGCCGGTATCCTCGTCAGTCAGGCGTTCTACCTCACGACTGTGTTTCTCGGAACGGTCGTAGCCGCACTCGAGGCGCTTGCGCTCGTTCCACTCCTCGGGGCACTCTCGCCTGCACTCATCGCCGTCGTCACGACGGTCTTCCAGCCGACGTATCTGGGTTGGACGGCCGGACTCGTCGGGATGGGACTCGGCCTAGCGGTCACCGTCGGCGTGTCGCTGGTAACGACGCCTGCGGCGGACGAACGACGGGCGATCTACTTCGACGGGCTGCGGGCGGACTGACGGCCCAGAGCGACACGTCAAAAGGGGCCGACCACGTACGGCGAGTCAATGCCTCCCTCTCTGCCGGAGTCGCTCGCCGATTCGTGGCAACGCGCCGGAACGAAACATGGCGAGTCGACCGTTCTGATCGCTTCGATCAACGCCGAGACGACGCTGTACGAGCCGACGGAGCCGACTGCACTTGCCGCCTACGGCGCGAGTGCAATCCCGCTTCACTCGCTGTTCGTCGTCGACCTCTCGATTTCGCCGCCGCTGTCGGCCGTCGGCATCGCCCCCGAAGCCGCCTTCTCGAAGGCCGCGCCCAAAGCCCGCGATCAATTCATCGATACCGTCGAAAGCGAAGGGATCCGTGTCGAGGACACGCGCGAGACGCTCGCGTTCGAAGCACCAAACGACACAGAGGGGAGATGGTACGTTCTCGAGACAACCCACCCACTCTCAGACGATGTGCAGGCGGAGACAAACATCGAGGCTGACGCGAACGGCCACGTTCCCGCGGAAGCCCACGTCGCCGTCTGGCCGACCAACTCGAGTTTCGCCGTTGCAGGCGGGACGCTTCCGCGTCCAGACGGCCTCGAGTCGCTCCCGGATGACCTCGCCGCAGAGCAGGCCGCCGATCCTGAGGCGGCTCGAGATACAATTTCGACGCTGATTCAGGCGCTCGATTTCGCGAGCGACGACTGACAGCGGCCCACTTATTCCGCCGTCGCGGCGACGATCAGTACGCGGGGAATTTTCGCGCGTAATTCGGGTGGGGACTCGCCCCACGGCCCCGCCTCGTGGTCGCCGGGATCAGACGAGCCGGGCTCTTTCAGTTCGTCGACGACAAATCCTGCCTCCCGCAATGCGTTATGCACGTCGCTGACTCGGCGGCGGTAGGTGACCATATTCGGATAGTCCTCGCGGTGGTCGACGAGAACGTGACGGCCGGTATCGAAGTAGCTCTCCTCGAGTTTGTGCGTCTCGGCGTCGGTAAGCGAGAAGAACGGATGCGGCATCGAGAAGACGAGTCGCCCGCCGGGACGGAGCACGCGGTAAGCCTCCTCGAAGCAGGCCTGCAGATCCGGCACCCACTGGAACACCCACGTGTTGAACGCGAGGTCGAACTGATCGGCCCCAAAGGGCAGCGCCGTCACTGAGCCCTCGGCGACATCGATTTCGAGGTCGTGCTCGTCGAACAGCGCCGTCGCGTGCCCGAGTTGCTCGCGCGAGAGGTCGATGCCCGTCACAGTGGCACCGCGCTCAGCGAGGGCAGCTGTATCCTGCCCGCCGCCACAGCCGAGTTCGAGGACGTCTTTCCCCTCGAGATCGCCCAGAAGCGTCTCGTCGTCGATATCGTCCCAGCCCCAGTTGATCCCGACAGAAATGTCGGCGGTTTCCTGAAACTCGTCGCTCGTGCGTTCCCAGCGCGCTTTCACGGTGCGATCCATGCAAACGTGTGCTGTGTGCGATACTATGAGCGTTTGGGTGACTGGAAATCGACATCGCGAATCTCGAATGTTGTGCCACCACCATCATCAGCGCCCTCATCGTCGCCGCCGTGTTCGGCGAGACTGATCGACCACCTGTGGGCGTCGACGATGGCCTCAACGATTGCGAGGCCGAAGCCAGTGCCCTCGCTCGAGGTCGTGTAGCCAGTCTCGAAGATCGAGTCGCGGTGGTCCTCGGGAATGCCGACACCGTTGTCTGAAACGGCAAAGCCGTCGGGACGGCCGTGGTCGTCCACGAGATCGGAGACGGTGATCGTCAGTGACTGGGCGTCGGCGTCGTCCGAGTCTGTCGGTTCGTCGGGGACGCCGTGTGTAATCGCATTCCGAAACAGGTTCTCGAGCAGCGCCTGTAGTCGCTCGTCGCTCGCACGAACAGTGGCGTCCGTGTCGACGACGAGGTCGTGTGGCCCCGTCTCGAGGCTTTCCCAGGCGGCCCAGGCGACCTCCGCGAGTGATATCGGGCGCATCTCAGCGACGATTTTCCCGTTTCGAGCCGCGGCGAGGACGTCCTCGAGCAGGCGCTCCATTCGATCAACGGCAGGGTGGACGTGCTGGAGTAACTCGAGGTCGCCGGACTCTTCGGCCAGTTCGACCCAGCCATCGACGACGGTCAGTGGGCTCCGCAGGTCGTGACTGACAACGGTCGCGAAGTTGTCGAGGTGTTCGATCTGGGCCGCCGTGCGCTCGCGCTCGAGTTCGTGCTCGAGGAGTCGCGCGATTAGTTCGGCGAACATCGTCTCGGTGCTCGAGAACGGCTCCGGTCGGGGATCGTGCGAGACGAAACAGACGGTCCCGTAGACGCCGTCCTCGAGCGTGATCGTTGTCCCGTGGTAGCACTCGAGGCCGTGGGCGTCGTAGGCGGCGTCGTCTTCCCATTCCTGTTCGGATGCGTGGGCGAGTGCGATTGGCTCATCCGCGCGAACGGTTCGCCGGCAGTAAGTCGTCTCGAGGTCGAGAACGAGACCGGGCGGGAACTCCCCGCCGACGGGGTCGGTGCTTGCGATGGACTTCCAGTAGTCGCTTTGCTCGTCGATTTTCGTCACGTGCCCGTTCTCGACGCCGAGATACTGCGTGCCGAGGTCGAGCGCCTGCTCGGCTTTCTGCTCGAACGAGCAGTCGGCACGCATGATCTCGTACAGCTGAACTCGAGCCGTATCCGAATCGAAAGTCGGCTCAGTCATCGTCTCGAGTCGTGTGCCGTGCAGTCGTCGCCCTGAACATACAGCCCGTACACCGCGAACGCGGATACCGCTTCTGTCACTGATACTGAACGGTTGGGCGACGAAACGCGGCTCGAGAGCGATTCGAGGCTATTGGTCGAATCCGGCCCGGACCATCTCGCCCCACGTTGAGTGCCCACGGACGTACCGGATCAGCGCGAGCCACGTAATCGCGGACTTCCACTGCCGGTAGGGAACGTGCTCGAGCAGTGAGTAGCCAAGCAGGGCGGCGATATCCTTCGGATTTCGATAGCGCCGGAAACTGAGGACTTCGTTGAGGACGCTTAGCCACGACAGCAGGGTACCGATGCCGACGGCAACGCCGAGAAATAGCAAGAAGAAGGGCACGTTCAGCGCGCCGAGGATGAACGCGAACGGAACGATGACGTAGCCAAGTCCCTCGATGAGCGGGCCGAGCGCCTCGACGAACAGGAAAAACGGCATCGCAAAGAGGCCGATTGCACCGTATTTCGGGTTCCCGATCATGCTGCGATGCATCCAGAGCGTCTCGAGTAAGCCCTGATACCAGCGCATTCGCTGCCGGGCAAGCGCCTGTCGGGTCGCGGGCACTTCGGTCCAGACGACGGGGTAGGGAACGAACGTAATCGTGTAATCGGTCTCCGCGTAGTGGTGATGGAGCCGAACGATGAGTTCCATGTCCTCGGTGATCGTCTCCGTCGAGTAGCCGCCGACTTCGCGGACGGCGCTCGTGCGAAATACGCCGAACGCACCGGAGATGATCAGGAGGCCGCCGAGCGCGCTGAGGCCGATCCGTCCCGAGAGAAACGCCCGCAGGTACTCGACGGTCTGGAGCGAGGCAAGCCAGTTCTTCGAGAGGCCGACCTCCGTGACGCTGCTTCGGGTGATCGAACAGCCGTTTGCAACCCGAACCGCGCCGCCAGTCGCGATGGTCCGCTCGGGGTCTTTCAGGAACGGTTCGACGACCTCGAGCAGCGCGCCGCGCTCGACAATGCTGTCGGCATCGATGGCACAGAACAGCGGCTGATCGGTGAAGAAGACGCCTGCATTGAGCGCGTCGGCCTTCCCGCCGTTTGCCTTATCGATGACGACGAGATCGACCTCTGGCGACTGATAGACCGTATCGACTGGTTCGCAGGGGAGATCGAACGGCACGTCCGCATCCACCGGCTCGAGATCGAACGCCTCGAGCAGTTCCTCGAGCGTTTCGTCGGTCGAGCCATCGTTGATGACGACGACGTCGAAGGTACCGTACTCGAGGTTGAGCAGGGAGCGAACGGAGTCGACGATGACGGCTTCCTCGTTGTAGGCGGGAACGAGGACTGCAATACCGGGCAGAAACGGCGACCGGTAGGGGTTGTACGTTGGCTCGAGCAGCCAGTCGCGAAAGTCTCGCTGGAGCGAGACGATGGAGGCGAGATGGACGAACAGATAGCTGCCGTTGACGAGCGCAAAGTACAGCAGGAAAAACCAGCTGATGGCCCACAGCAGGAATGTGGGATCGGCAGCTACGACCATCCAGTTGCGATCCTCCGTCTCGAGCGGTGTTCGTTTTGCACCCACGCAATCGTTCGGCTGGTCTCAGTCTCAGGGCCCGCAAGCATCGGGAGGTCGTCCCCGCGTGCGGCCAGCGTCCGGGCCGCAGCGAGTCTCGAGCGGTCGTCCGGGTCATTGTAGACGCCGTAGCGAAGCCACTCGAGGGCCGGACGGTCGCCCCACTGGCCAAGCAGTTCGTAGGCAGCGGTTCGGACCTCCGGTTCGGGATCGGACAGGACGTCCTCGACGACGACGTGCTCGCGGAACGCATCGCGCCACCCCTGGCGTGCAAACGCGAGCAACGCGCCGGCACGGATCTGTGGCGACTCCGCCTCGAGCAGCGGCGGGAGCCACGCAAACTGTTCGATTTGCTCGGCGGACTGACAGTGTGAGAGGACGGTCAGACACTGCAAGAGCAGTTGGTCGTTCCACCAGCTTGCGTCGGCGCCAGCCTTTGCAAGCAGCGGCGTTGAATCCGAGCGATTGAGCTGGTAGAGCGTATCGAGGGCGTACACCGACATCGGGGTTTCGCCGTCACGGAGGAGTAATGCGGTAGCGTCCATGTCTGCGACATCCTCATCAACGGTACAGAGCAGTCGGGCGGCAGCCGCACGCGTCTCCGGCGTGGCCATGCAGTGTCGGCGCAAAAACGCCGTCGACGGCGACTGTTTGAGTAGCGTCAGCCAGATCAGCCCCCGAAGTGTGTTGAACGTCGAGCGACGCCGACACAGCGCCCTCGCGTGCTCGTCGAGGCCAAGCGCAGCCGACAGCGCGACGAATTTGCGGTGATCGCTTCCCTCGAGGCGGCGCAGATACTGAATAATCGACTGGCGAACGACGTACTGTTCGACCCTCGAGAGCGAGTCGTACCACGTCGCTGTCTCCGGGCCTGGCTCCTCGAGATGGGCAAACAGTTCGGGGAGCAAGTCGCCACGAGCGCCCTCCTGGCGCCGATCAAACCAGTATCGAACGACCGACAGCCCGAACGTGAGCGCGCCGACGAACAGACAGACGGCGACGATTACAACAAAAATCTGCAGGAGGACCATTATCGGAGCGACCGTTTGAGTCGAACAGCGATTTCGGAGGGGCTGAACGGTTTCATCACGTAGTCGTCCGCACCGAGTTCGAATCCGCGAACGACGTCTTCCTCGAGTCCGCGGCCAGTGACGAGAATCACGACGAGGTCATCGTAGCGCGAATTGTCACGGAGCCGTTTGAGAACCGTAAAGCCGTCGAGCCCTGGCATCATTACGTCGAGCAAGAGCGCGTCGGGGAGGTCCTCAGTTGCTTCCAGCGTCTCCCAGCAGTCGTCGCCGTCGGTGACGGCTTCGACCTCGAACGCGTCGGACTCGAGACGGTAGCGAAGTATCTCGATGATCGGTTCGTCGTCCTCGGCGATCAGGATCTGGTGGGTCATTCGTTGTCAGAGTCCGCCTCAATCGCTGCCAGTACAGTTGCTGTGAGTTCGGTCGCCGTCAGCGGTGTCGCACGCGGTGTTCGATAGCCACGGATCGGCAGCCACTCGCTCTCGGTCCCGTCCGGTTGCGTCGGCCGCTCGACCGGCAACTCCCCGACGGCAACGAGCGGAATCGCTTCGTCGTCGATTGGTCGGCGAAACGCAGCCAGCGTCGCGTCGTCGGCCCGGTCGACGCTATCGCCGGTGAGAAAGACACAATCGACAGTTGCTGGATCGACCATCGACAGCGTGTCAGACGAAACGTACGCCTCCTGTTCGATGGCTTGTTTGCGGTCCGTCATCGACTCGAGCGTCTCGAGAAACCGCGCATCAATATCGCCGACGACAGCGACCGCCGTGTCGGTGTCACCCTGGTCGGGAGCGAGTCCGAACCGGGATTCGAACAGCGCCTCGAGCGTCGCCACCGAAACGGTCGGCGAGAGAATGCCAGCAAGTCCCTGGAGTGGGGCTGTCCCGGCTGGCGAACCAGCGCCATCGTCTGTAGCTGGGACAACGGTCGAGACGAGCGTTACTGCCGTCTCACCGTCCGCGGCATCGATTGCGTGCTCGATCGACTCGAGAAACGGCCCGGACGGGAACCGACAATCGAGGACGAGATGCTGTGGCTCCGGCCGCTCGAGCAGCGCCATGAGTTCCTCACCAGTAGCGGCAACCTGCACCCCGTAGCCGGCCCGCTCGAACTGACTCGCAAGCGAGTCGACGAACTTGTTGTCACGACCCACCGCGAGGACGACCTCCGTCGGTTCGACTGATGATATCAGTTCGGATGGGGGCTCCTCGAGTGCCTGCTCGTCGTGGTCAGTGACGTAGCCCCCGGCGGCAGGCTCAACGGCGGTTGCGGTCTCGCCAGTCAGTGCCAGCGTCGCCGCGATGATCTCCTCGAGGGCATCGCGCTGGTCAGCCGTAATTGAGCCAAGTGCTTCATCCTCGAGCAGCGTCGCCTGCGAATGGATGACACCTAGTTGACGGCGAAGTTCGAACGCCTGCTGGGCGCTCTCGTCCGAGTGAGTCATTGCAAGAGTGGGTTTACGAACAACGAAACCAGTAATAAAACGCCGCGTGTCAAAGCAAACCGACAAGTCACGAAAACCAAATCGTACGGGACGTGCCGCTGCTGTCGTCGGTTCCGTACATGCCCGTGGTTCCAGACGACCCGAAATGTTTTTGTCCTAATATGTCTGGGGCCCGACTGGGTCACCGATAGTGAGAGGCGTCGTGGCCGGGATAGTCCCGTTCGAACCGATCCTCGAGTTCGTTGCCGTCGATCTGGACAATCACTGGCCGACCGTGCGGGCAGGCGTAGGGATTCTCACACTCGTCCAGTGCTGAGAGCAGTTCAACGACCGACCCGTCCGTAAGCGAGGTGTTGCCGGTCACCGACGGATAGCAGGCCAGGTCTCCGAGGAACTCGTCTGCGAGTGCGTCGACCGTCTCCGCACCCGCCTCGTGATCGCCTTCTATCACTGCCGTAAGAACGTCCCGCAGGTGTGCTGGCTCGAGCGTTTCGTCGAAGACGGCCGGAACGGTCGTCACCGCAATCGTGCGGTCGTCGACGCGATTCGCGTAAAAGCCGAGTCGCTCGAGGGCGTCGACCGACCGCTCGAAGACGGCTGCCTCAGCCGCGGTCAACTCGAGTTCGACTGGCGAGGCAAGCGCCTGAGCGGCCGGGTCGTCCTCGAACGCTGCCCGCAGCCGTTCGTAGTTCACCCGCTCGTCGGCAGCGTGCTGGTCGACCAGCGCGAGGCCCTCTGGCAGTTCACAGACGAGGTAGGTGTCGTGTAGTTGGCCGAGGACGCGCATCGGCGGCAGCGACTCGAACTCGCCGCCCTCGCTCACCGAGGCGTCTCCACCGAGCGTCTGCTGTTCGGTCGGCCCGTCGAATTTTCGGCTCGTCTCGGCTTCAGCGATGGTGTCAGCAGTCGACTCGAGATCGGGTGTCGCTGTCTCTGCCGACTCCGTATCTGCCGCCGGCGTCGCCGTCTCTCTCGAGGTGTCTGCACCCACTGACGGTGACGCCTCATCATTCTCACTCACGGACGTCGTCGTTTCAGCCGTCGCCGCAGAGTCGACGTTCGAGGTCGGTACAGTCGCTGGGTCGTCGTCTGCGACCGTACTCGAGTCCTCGCGTACGGAATCGGTATCGGCACTGGACGAACCCGTCTCAGCGACTGCGTGCTCGTCGTTGCTCGAGTCGGAAGCGTCCTCGTCCGCATCATCCCCTGCCACCGTCGGCGATGACTCGGTTGTCGAAAGCGACTGCTGGCTGGTCCGCTCGGCTGTTGCTGTGCGTTGGGGATCGATCCGTGCTTCATCCGGCGCAGAGCGGCCTCGGGGC is a window of Natronolimnobius sp. AArcel1 DNA encoding:
- a CDS encoding class I SAM-dependent methyltransferase is translated as MDRTVKARWERTSDEFQETADISVGINWGWDDIDDETLLGDLEGKDVLELGCGGGQDTAALAERGATVTGIDLSREQLGHATALFDEHDLEIDVAEGSVTALPFGADQFDLAFNTWVFQWVPDLQACFEEAYRVLRPGGRLVFSMPHPFFSLTDAETHKLEESYFDTGRHVLVDHREDYPNMVTYRRRVSDVHNALREAGFVVDELKEPGSSDPGDHEAGPWGESPPELRAKIPRVLIVAATAE
- a CDS encoding glycosyltransferase family 2 protein — its product is MVVAADPTFLLWAISWFFLLYFALVNGSYLFVHLASIVSLQRDFRDWLLEPTYNPYRSPFLPGIAVLVPAYNEEAVIVDSVRSLLNLEYGTFDVVVINDGSTDETLEELLEAFDLEPVDADVPFDLPCEPVDTVYQSPEVDLVVIDKANGGKADALNAGVFFTDQPLFCAIDADSIVERGALLEVVEPFLKDPERTIATGGAVRVANGCSITRSSVTEVGLSKNWLASLQTVEYLRAFLSGRIGLSALGGLLIISGAFGVFRTSAVREVGGYSTETITEDMELIVRLHHHYAETDYTITFVPYPVVWTEVPATRQALARQRMRWYQGLLETLWMHRSMIGNPKYGAIGLFAMPFFLFVEALGPLIEGLGYVIVPFAFILGALNVPFFLLFLGVAVGIGTLLSWLSVLNEVLSFRRYRNPKDIAALLGYSLLEHVPYRQWKSAITWLALIRYVRGHSTWGEMVRAGFDQ
- a CDS encoding HEAT repeat domain-containing protein → MVLLQIFVVIVAVCLFVGALTFGLSVVRYWFDRRQEGARGDLLPELFAHLEEPGPETATWYDSLSRVEQYVVRQSIIQYLRRLEGSDHRKFVALSAALGLDEHARALCRRRSTFNTLRGLIWLTLLKQSPSTAFLRRHCMATPETRAAAARLLCTVDEDVADMDATALLLRDGETPMSVYALDTLYQLNRSDSTPLLAKAGADASWWNDQLLLQCLTVLSHCQSAEQIEQFAWLPPLLEAESPQIRAGALLAFARQGWRDAFREHVVVEDVLSDPEPEVRTAAYELLGQWGDRPALEWLRYGVYNDPDDRSRLAAARTLAARGDDLPMLAGPETETSRTIAWVQNEHRSRRRIATGWS
- a CDS encoding HAMP domain-containing sensor histidine kinase; translated protein: MTEPTFDSDTARVQLYEIMRADCSFEQKAEQALDLGTQYLGVENGHVTKIDEQSDYWKSIASTDPVGGEFPPGLVLDLETTYCRRTVRADEPIALAHASEQEWEDDAAYDAHGLECYHGTTITLEDGVYGTVCFVSHDPRPEPFSSTETMFAELIARLLEHELERERTAAQIEHLDNFATVVSHDLRSPLTVVDGWVELAEESGDLELLQHVHPAVDRMERLLEDVLAAARNGKIVAEMRPISLAEVAWAAWESLETGPHDLVVDTDATVRASDERLQALLENLFRNAITHGVPDEPTDSDDADAQSLTITVSDLVDDHGRPDGFAVSDNGVGIPEDHRDSIFETGYTTSSEGTGFGLAIVEAIVDAHRWSISLAEHGGDDEGADDGGGTTFEIRDVDFQSPKRS
- a CDS encoding sodium:solute symporter; protein product: MTLALQLGIIVGYLILALLVGLFAYRLTDRTAEDFYLASRTFGTVVLLFTTFATLLSAFTFFAGPNVAYEQGPEWVLVMGLMDGIIFAILWYVIGYKQWLLGQQRGYVTLGEMLGDRFGSSRLRGLVAGISLLWLFPYVMLQQVGAGTALEALTEGALPYWLGAGLITAFMILYVVLAGMRGIAWTDTLQGLFMLVVTWLALVWLLAVVGGPTAATAALEAEVAQHVALGSDFYTVQWMLSTAITIGFGVAMFPQVNQRFFAAGSKTVLKRSFALWPILCVLLFVPSFLLGAWARGLDVTVPEGGNVLPIVLAEYTPVWFAALVIAGAMAAMMSSSDSMLLSGSSYFTRDLYRPYLDRSVSERREDLIARIGVVVFATAAFLASLWNPATLFELGDAAFSGFAQLALPVMVALYWRRTTRAGITAGILVSQAFYLTTVFLGTVVAALEALALVPLLGALSPALIAVVTTVFQPTYLGWTAGLVGMGLGLAVTVGVSLVTTPAADERRAIYFDGLRAD
- a CDS encoding DUF3311 domain-containing protein, with the protein product MRRLEIGGWIVVGVVLCALSIPWFLWGNATTIAGIPLWLWWHIGWMLLASVVFWYFAQTAWGIGIEPESEGDSSERPDRPQNEYAGGDTR
- a CDS encoding response regulator transcription factor, whose amino-acid sequence is MTHQILIAEDDEPIIEILRYRLESDAFEVEAVTDGDDCWETLEATEDLPDALLLDVMMPGLDGFTVLKRLRDNSRYDDLVVILVTGRGLEEDVVRGFELGADDYVMKPFSPSEIAVRLKRSLR
- a CDS encoding helix-turn-helix domain-containing protein, which gives rise to MARLFPFRSETPSQEGQPRVVDLEGEDADAVFSALSSTTARQIYARLDEDPGTPSDIADAIDSSIQNVRYHLENLEEAGLVEVVDTWYSSRGNEMSVYATTDGPLIVTSDESTASQLKAAISRLIGGVGALAGGSLLVQHGVTEWVDPAGTPAPDTEREAAANGDAAADDGETLSGASAESADEPDAEAADEPREDADDGFGTQTVDEEASEEEADDAATSDDAADESVDDLEDDAPADDTDDAEPTADGYDAAADDTALNATDVAEPDALATVPPGLLFFLGGLVVFLAVWLYWYWYRPAY
- the dnaG gene encoding DNA primase DnaG, which codes for MEDTSKYLIHADVTADGVVERSDVVGAIFGQTEGLLGDELDLRDLRQSQKVGRIDVEIRSTAGQSHGHLTIATSLDKVETATLAAALETIDRVGPCRASLEVSEIEDVRAAKRKDVVDRAKELLETGFDDSVMSSEEILAEVRQHVRVEDITEYEGLPAGPRVTDSDAIIVVEGRADVLTLLKYGIKNAIAVEGTNVPDAVAELTRHRTVTAFLDGDRGGDLILEELEQVGEIDYVAFAPAGESVEELDHHQLFTALRNKVPYETVSSLSEPREAIAATDGSASPAPAPADETSANSSSSPIRDPSTRTQANLEPSPAVSAESTAGQRSNEDVTESTNGTDSATAPAADTPSEEGTGETQQAVDHETVYGHATEVIRHDTDHVRFLDADNETIAEADSGAASSELEDCEPVPTTVVLDDVLSQQLLDVAADVGVDRIIARSLGQFTKRPTSVSVHAIDDVAETPPDT